Within the Maribacter sp. BPC-D8 genome, the region ACTTACACCACTCTTAGCATCTACATACTCACTTTCACGCGCTTCAAAAATAATCTGCTCTAACAAGTCCTTTGCTAAATCTGGCACATATACAGCATCAGTCTGGCGTGAATCTAGCTTCGCTTCTTGTTCTGTAATTTTTCTAGCTATTTCAATATCATCTGGGTAATGCGTTAATATCTGAGAGCCAATTCTATCTTTCAGCGGAGTAACAATACTACCTCTATTGGTGTAATCTTCTGGGTTAGCAGTGAATACGAACTGAATATCTAAAGGTAATCTCAGTTTGAAGCCACGGATCTGTATATCTCCTTCTTCCAATATATTAAATAAGGATACCTGAATACGAGCCTGTAAATCTGGTAATTCGTTGATAACGAAAATGCAACGGTTCGCACGTGGAATCATTCCGAAATGAATCACTCTATCATCTGCATAAGATAATTTTAGATTTGCAGCCTTTATCGGATCTACATCACCAATTAAATCTGCTACTGTTACATCGGGAGTAGCCAGTTTCTCAGCAAAACGCTCGTCTTTATGCATCCAAGTAACGGGAGTATCATCACCTTTTTCTTTGATAAGTTCCATCGCAAAACGAGACATGGGTTTCATCGGGTCATCATTGATTTCAGAACCTTCTACAACCGGAATATATTCATCTAACAGATTCACCATTAAATGCGCCAAACGAGTTTTCGCCTGACCACGTAATCCTAATAAATTAATATTATGACGAGAAAGAATAGCACGCTCCAATTCAGGAATAACGGTGTCTTCATAACCCCAAACTCCAGGAAAAGCATCTTCTCCCTTTTTAATTTTCTCAATAAGGTTATCACGTAATTCGTCTTTTACACTCTTTGTTTTATATCCGGCAGCTTTTAACTCCCCTAGTGTATGTATTTTTTTATAATCTAATTTCATAAAATTTTCTTAGTCTTATTTCTTTAAAATAGGAATCGTTTGCTTTAACGCTTCCGGTTTCTTAATTCGAATATTTATGGAAATATATTCCCATTTGTTATTTATTTTTTCAGCCAAAACATCCATTTTTGAACGGATATTATTTATTTCTTTATCTCCCCTAACATTTATAGTAATTCCTACAGAATCACCATTTTGTGAATACCCTACAGAACCATTTAACATATCTAAAGAACCTAAAGGCTCTAAATTACCAAGCAATTTTAAAACTGTTGTATCTGTTTTTGCAATTGCTAAAGCACCTTCGCATATTTCAGGCTCAGAATATGCCTTTGTTAAATAAGTAATATTACGAGACAATTCTGGTGGCAAAGTTGAAACGAATAAACCTATAAAAGTCAATAAGAACAGAATTATCCATGTTCTTTTTAACTTATACCAAGGTCTCTTATAAGAATTCATTCTCCGTTCTTATTTCAGTCTTTTTTTTCTATTCGCCTCGTAATCTTCAAATATCATTTCACCCAATCCTTTTAATCCCGTAAAGAATGCCTTGCCTTTATTTGCTTCGGTAAAGTGACGAATAAACTGCATTAAATAAGGATCCTGTGCAATCATAAAAGTCGTTATAGGAATATGCAACTTACGTGCTTGTCGCGCCATGTTGTAACACTTCTCCACAATAAAATCATCTAAACCAACACTATTCTTATAATATGTACCATCGGGCATGCGAAGACAACTTGGCTTACCGTCGGTGATCATAAAAATCTGCTTATTGGTATTCCGTTTTCTACGAAGCATATCCATCGCCAATTGCAAACCTGCAACGGTATTGGTATGATACGGACCTACTTTTAAATACGGCAAATCTTTAATCGGTATTGGCCAGGCATCATTACCGAAAACTAAAATATCAAGTGTATCCTTCGGATATCTCGTCGTAATCAATTCTGCCAAAGCCATGGCAACCTTTTTAGCGGGCGTAATACGATCCTCACCATACAAAATCATACTATGGCTAATATCTATCATTAGAATAGTACTCATTTGCGCTTTGTGCTGCGTATCTTCTACAACAAGGTCATCTTCACTCAGTTGAAAACTTCCCATACCATGATTAATCTGAGCGTTTTTAATACTCTCGGTCATAGATATGTTTTCTAGACCATCACCATAACGGTACTCTCGTAAGTCTCCAGTATGCTCATCTCCTTGTCCAGATTTACCCGTTTTATGATTACCAGCACCACTTCTTTTAAGTTTGCCGAAAATTTGGTCTAGCGCACGTTGACGAATAATACGTTCCATTTTTGCGGTAATAGAAATGTCTCCACCACCAGAACCCTCTTCGCCATCTTGAGCATCTCCACCGCCATCTTTAAACTCTTCGCGTATGTAACCCTTCGCCTTTAATTCTTCAATAAAGTCTTCAATAGTATAATCTTCAGTTGTAAGTTCATATTCCTTGTCCAATTCACGTAACCAATCTATAGCTTCGTCAAAGTCTCCGGATGTATGTGTAATAAGCTCTTGAAAAATATCAAATAGCCTATCAAAAATTGATTGTTCGGGTGCTTTGTAAGTTTCAAAGCGGAACCCTTTTCGTTCATTCATAGCCATAGTATAAAATTAACACTTTTACAGTGGATGCCCGTAGTATTTAAGAAATGTTAACGTTGTTGTTTAACGTTCGCTTTTCGCTAGACGCTAAGCGCTTGACGCAATTAACTATTTTATATGAGTTTAGTACATGGCGTATAGCGTAAAGCGTTTTGCTCGCGGCGTTCTCAAGTTCGTCTTTGCGAGGAGCTTTTTAGCGACGAAGCAATCTGTTTGTTTCGTGTACCTAAGATACAAATTACAATGCATGCATGTGATAATCGCGTAGCATTTAGCGCTCAGCGGATTGCGTTTTGCGCGTAGCGTTTTAAAAAGTAACTTCGGCTACGCTCAGTCACCGAATATCAATACGATTCAATTCACGAGCAACCATCAATCAACAATCAACAATTAAACAATATATCATCAATAAAGAACAAACAACTATCAACCAGCTCAAAAGCTTTTTAGCTACGCCACCAATATGGGAAGGTGTACAGTTTGGCGTGTCGCAATTTGAATTTCCTGAGGTGGATTTGAATGAGATTACTCCGATAGCTATACTTGAGAAATTACGATTAGGGCACCAGATGGAATATGTATGTAAGCAGTTGTTGGATACTAGTGATGCATATGAGGTTTTACTTCATAATATGCCAATACGAGACGGAAAACAGACTATTGGAGAAATAGACTTTATACTTAAAGAGACAGCCACGCAACAACTGATACATGTAGAACTCACCTATAAATTCTACTTAATCGATACAGCAATTGAGAATCCTATTCATCAATTAGTCGGACCAAATCGAAGTGATGCATTTTATAAAAAGTTAGAGAAAATTAAGAACAATCAATTCTCTTTAATACATACCAGTATTGGTCAAAAAGCACTTTTAGAAAAAGGAATAGACACTACAAATATTAAACAACAGGTGTGTTATAAAGCACAATTGTTTCAACCCTATAAAATTGCTTCATTAGATATTTCACCAATAAACACCCATTGTATTGTGGGTTATTGGTTACGAATGGCGAAGTTCAATTCTTCTGACTTTATGGATCACAAATTCTACATACCTACTAAAAGTGAGTGGGTGTTTAATCCTTTTGAAGAAGTAGCATGGATTTCTCACGATGCTGTTATTGAAATAATTGAAGAACGCCTCAATAATAAAAGTGCTCCTATGGTTTGGATGATGAAAGGTGATACTGAATTTGAGAAGTTTTTTGTGGTTTGGTGGTAACTCTTGAAAATCAAATTTTTAGAAGGTATTGATTAGACAATTTTAAAATATTTGATATATGTAATTATATAGATTCCGATTAGTTATAACAATAAAAAACATAAAAAAGCCTCATAAAATAATAACTGATTGAATCTCTGATAGCATCAATTGATAGCATCAGTAAAAAATCACAATATGACATAGCTCCTATAATATTTAAAACTAGATTTGAGCATTTATTTTATGGTATGGTATTAATGCTAATGGTTTTTGACAACCACCAATTTTTACTTAGGTGAGAATTAGATTACTTTTAAAATGGGAATATGTGCAATACGGAAAGGCATTTAGAGAGGAATGAAATTATTTGATAAAATATTTAAAAAAAAGAACGTTGATAAGACTTCAGACCTGACAACTATAACAAGGACTGAAACTTTTGAAGGATTCTCTATTCCTGGAATAATCCACAATATGCAATACCATTTTACTGATTTACAAGTTTATAGTGATGGTTTAATTTCTTGTTGGGAAATGGTAGACTTATCAATACTAAGAAATAAAATTAACCAAGGATGGATTGTAACCAAAATTCCAAACGGAGAAGCAATTTCAATTTTTAATTTAGGTAATTGGTATATTGAACAAGGAGAATGGGATCATACAAAAGAATCTCTATATGAGTTTATTTCGTCCTTAATTAAAAGATTAAATCCTACTTTGGAAAATCTTCATAATTACAATGGAAATAATTCAAAAAAAATAGGAAAAGTAGACGTTGCTAAGCACTTTGATCCTTCGCCAAAACCTTACCATTATGATGATCTTGATTCAATACTCCCAAATAAAGTCAACGGAGAAAAGTTTCATTTCTTTTATAGAATCAACGATAATAAAACCTACCTAACAGAACTCTCTATTTATGAAAGTGGACGTGTAGAATTAACTAATCTGCCAACTAAGAAAGTTATTAATTTTTCGGATGTAAAAAACTTAATAAATGAGAAGGTTTTAGTTAGTGACTTAAAAATTGGAGAAACTGTTACAATCCTAAATTTAGGTTCTTTTAAAATTAAATCTGGAAGCGGAGTTGATATAAATTTCAAGTTAAACGAACTGACAGATAAATTAAATGAACTTAATGGTAAAGAAAATAGCATTACCAAATGCGCAAGAATTTTCGAAGAATACAAAAATAACCCTAATGTTAAATTAATGGAGGAATTAAAAATAGCTTATGAAGCTGTTCCTGAGCATAAGCGGATATTTGTTGGAACAATGGATACTAAAGACTATGAAGTTCGTCAAGTAATATACGGAGATATTGTCAAAAAAGAATGGGAAGACGATTATGGATATGAGTACCCATATGATGATATGCCTGAACCAAAAGATAAATAAAAAAGCACATAACAGTTTGTCTAATGCATATGCACCCTACGGGATGCAAAGGCACCATACAAGTGACGTTGACAGTAATAATAGCAAAAAATGGAAAATATAATCCAACTAAATCCATCTTTGGGGAAAATCGAATACAAAGCTGGAGATAGTTCTGATTTTTTCGAAATTTCAGAAAGCGAATTATGTGTTGAAAAAATTAATGGACAATCACTTCTGTATATTTCTGCTATTGCATCTCACCACGAAATTCATGGAGAACACAAAGTATATATTCCAGATTTAAGTTTCTCTTTGATTATGCCTTTAGAAAAAAATGAACTTGCTAATAAGTCAGTTATTAAATTTCCAGAAGCGGATACAAACCATCAAGATTGGGAAAAGTATGTTTACAGCAGCTTTTACCAGTTTGAACATTTATTGATTTTAAATTGCTCATTTCAAATCGAAAGAAAAAATGGACTGTATAATATAATAGTTAAAGGAGAAGTTCGTAGAGGTATTGAATCTAACTATGGTTATCAATTTGACGCTGAGTTTCATGCAGAACTAAAAAACAAGATTGATAGGAACAAATATTTTTTCCTAGCAGAGTGATAAATTACTACTACCAACACAACCTATACGAAATGCGGATTTTAGGATCAAACCGAAAGGTATGTGTATATTTATAATGTCGCTAAATCTTATGGATTTAGCTTTGTAAAAATAAAAGAAAAAGCAAAACAATAAGCTTTAGCTACGTCGGCAGACGGAAACGAAAAGTTTCTTGCCTCCATATTACGCTTAACCAAATCGTTAGCAACAAGTACAAATGAAACCCAATAAACTTAAAATACCAGCAGTAATATGTGCTATTTTTTTAGTGACTTCACCAATTGGACAAATGGTTTTCGGGTATTTTGGAGGTTACTTGTCTTATTTAGTTTCTGAAATATTGCCATATTCTACAAACGAAATTTCAACGGAATTAATGCTGATTCTATCTCTAATTTCATTAATCGGATTTTCGTTTTCAAAAAATAAAATTGGACTAATAATAAATAGTTTTTTATCTATTTTATTTATTTGTAATTCTGTTCTGTTTTTTTCAATGGATTCAAAAACCTTAACTGAATACTTTTACCCTGACAGATTTATTATAGGATCAATTATTTCATTTCTAATACTTGTAATTTTGACGATATTGAAAACAAAAAAACCAGTTGATATTACTGTATAAAAAAACATAGGGAATTTGTGCTAAACCGAAAGGTCTACATATATTTATAAAGCCGCTAATCCTGATAACTATCGGGAATGGATTTAGCTTCGGACAAGAAAAAATAAAACTATACAATAAGCTTTAACTAAACCTTATCTTCAACTTAAAAAATACCCCTTGCAAAAAAGAAAAAGAATTTTAAAAAAGGGTTTAATTTTAATAATGACAATCTTCATTGGGTTAAATTTTA harbors:
- a CDS encoding magnesium chelatase; its protein translation is MKLDYKKIHTLGELKAAGYKTKSVKDELRDNLIEKIKKGEDAFPGVWGYEDTVIPELERAILSRHNINLLGLRGQAKTRLAHLMVNLLDEYIPVVEGSEINDDPMKPMSRFAMELIKEKGDDTPVTWMHKDERFAEKLATPDVTVADLIGDVDPIKAANLKLSYADDRVIHFGMIPRANRCIFVINELPDLQARIQVSLFNILEEGDIQIRGFKLRLPLDIQFVFTANPEDYTNRGSIVTPLKDRIGSQILTHYPDDIEIARKITEQEAKLDSRQTDAVYVPDLAKDLLEQIIFEARESEYVDAKSGVSARTSITAFENLLSTAELRSLLNGGDHTMVRLSDFLGIIPAITGKIELVYEGEQEGADGVAAILIDDAVKTLFPKYFPIINKLERKDEETVYDELLHWFFQGDGIELMDDFTDEEYKRALDSIPALNQLLKDHQPDYDLKDVYFLKELLLWGLVSYKKLNKQRFTDGFEFKDLYSSFLKDI
- a CDS encoding vWA domain-containing protein encodes the protein MAMNERKGFRFETYKAPEQSIFDRLFDIFQELITHTSGDFDEAIDWLRELDKEYELTTEDYTIEDFIEELKAKGYIREEFKDGGGDAQDGEEGSGGGDISITAKMERIIRQRALDQIFGKLKRSGAGNHKTGKSGQGDEHTGDLREYRYGDGLENISMTESIKNAQINHGMGSFQLSEDDLVVEDTQHKAQMSTILMIDISHSMILYGEDRITPAKKVAMALAELITTRYPKDTLDILVFGNDAWPIPIKDLPYLKVGPYHTNTVAGLQLAMDMLRRKRNTNKQIFMITDGKPSCLRMPDGTYYKNSVGLDDFIVEKCYNMARQARKLHIPITTFMIAQDPYLMQFIRHFTEANKGKAFFTGLKGLGEMIFEDYEANRKKRLK
- a CDS encoding DUF1853 family protein, whose amino-acid sequence is MDLNEITPIAILEKLRLGHQMEYVCKQLLDTSDAYEVLLHNMPIRDGKQTIGEIDFILKETATQQLIHVELTYKFYLIDTAIENPIHQLVGPNRSDAFYKKLEKIKNNQFSLIHTSIGQKALLEKGIDTTNIKQQVCYKAQLFQPYKIASLDISPINTHCIVGYWLRMAKFNSSDFMDHKFYIPTKSEWVFNPFEEVAWISHDAVIEIIEERLNNKSAPMVWMMKGDTEFEKFFVVWW
- a CDS encoding DUF7638 domain-containing protein, encoding MKLFDKIFKKKNVDKTSDLTTITRTETFEGFSIPGIIHNMQYHFTDLQVYSDGLISCWEMVDLSILRNKINQGWIVTKIPNGEAISIFNLGNWYIEQGEWDHTKESLYEFISSLIKRLNPTLENLHNYNGNNSKKIGKVDVAKHFDPSPKPYHYDDLDSILPNKVNGEKFHFFYRINDNKTYLTELSIYESGRVELTNLPTKKVINFSDVKNLINEKVLVSDLKIGETVTILNLGSFKIKSGSGVDINFKLNELTDKLNELNGKENSITKCARIFEEYKNNPNVKLMEELKIAYEAVPEHKRIFVGTMDTKDYEVRQVIYGDIVKKEWEDDYGYEYPYDDMPEPKDK